From a single Camarhynchus parvulus chromosome 6, STF_HiC, whole genome shotgun sequence genomic region:
- the SEC24C gene encoding protein transport protein Sec24C isoform X3, translating into MSVNQQAHTGPPYGQPQPGYQGFQQPTYGGQSLPGAPQSQYGAYNGPVPGYQQPVPPQGSLRAPPTSGAPPPASGASHPSGHVAYSQFEHGDVQNGIPASAAPMQRPPASQPFLPGSAPTPVSQISTFQQYGPPPGSVQQLRNHMAGMTIGSTAASAPPPAGLGYASVPPVSGSVSATGSGLYTPYSASQGPPLPSVSQGLPVAQPPFPGQTMPTQRLPAQVPGFTPPPPSTGVGPSSYPPTTGAPRPPAMPGPPLPGQTVAGPPSSQPNHVSSPPPPSTMAGLHPGPPMSGLHGPPPPTHPPQPGYQMQQNGSFGQMRGPQPNYGGAFPGAPNYGSPPGPPPPPKRLDPDSIPSPQLNELPPQQKPRHRIDPDAIPSPIQVIEDDRNNRGSEPFVTGVRGQVPPLVTTNFLVKDQGNASPRYIRCTSYNIPCTSDMAKQSQVPLAAVIKPLATLPPEETLPYLVDHGESGPVRCNRCKAYMCPFMQFIEGGRRFQCCFCSCVTEVPPHYFQHLDHTGKRVDFYDRPELSLGSYEFLATVDYCKNNKFPSPPAFIFMIDVSYNAVKSGLVRLICEELKSLLDYLPREGNMEESAIRVGFVTYNKVLHFYNVKSSLAQPQMMVVSDVADMFVPLLDGFLVNVNESRTVIASLLDQIPEMFADTRETETVFAPVIQAGLEALKAAECAGKLFIFHTSLPIAEAPGKLKNRDDRKLINTDKEKTLFQPQTSFYNNLAKDCVAQGCCVDLFLFPNQYLDVATLGVVPYQTGGSIYKYAYFQLETDQFRFLNDLRRDVQKEVGFDAVMRVRTSTGIRATDFFGAFYMSNTTDVEMAGLDCDKTITVEFKHDDKLSEDSGALLQCALLYTSCAGQRRLRIHNLSLNCCTQLADLYRNCETDTLINYLAKYAYRGVLSSPVKTVRDALINQCAQILACYRKNCASPSSAGQLILPECMKLLPVYLNCVLKSDVLQPGPEVTTDDRAYIRQLVTSMDVAETNVFFYPRLLPLTKADVDSDSLPAAIRNSEERLSKGDIYLLENGLNIFVWVGVNVQQSLIQNLFGVSSFSQISNALSTLPVLENPFSKKVRSIVDMLQGQRSRYMKLIIVKQEDKLEMLFKHFLVEDKSLSGGASYVDFLCHMHKEIRQLLS; encoded by the exons GTTCATTAAGAGCCCCACCAACATCTGGAGCgcctcctccagcctctggaGCATCTCATCCTTCTGGCCATGTGGCATACAGTCAGTTTGAACATGGAGATGTGCAGAATGGAattccagcctcagcagccccaATGCAGAG GCCACCTGCTTCTCAGCCGTTTctgccaggctcagcacccACGCCTGTCAGCCAGATATCTACGTTCCAGCAATATGGGCCCCCCCCAGGCagtgtgcagcagctcaggaatcACATGGCAGGGATGACAATTGGCTCtactgcagcctctgctcctccccCAGCTGGACTGGGCTATG CATCGGTTCCTCCAGTCTCAGGAAGCGTTAGTGCAACGGGATCTGGTCTCTACACACCTTACAGTGCAAGCCAAGGACCCCCTcttcccagtgtgtcccagggCCTTCCTGTGGCACAGCCTCCATTTCCTGGTCAGACAATGCCAACTCAGCGCCTGCCTGCTCAAGTTCCTGGTTTTACCCCACCTCCTCCTTCTACAGGGGTTGGACCTTCCTCTTACCCTCCTACCACAGGTGCTCCAAGGCCACCTGCCATGCCAGGCCCACCGCTGCCTGGGCAGACAGTTGCTGGACCACCATCATCCCAGCCTAATCATGTTTCCTCACCACCACCTCCATCAACTATGGCGGGGCTGCACCCTGGGCCTCCCATGAGTGGTCTTCATGGACCACCTCCTCCCACTCATCCTCCTCAGCCAGGATACCAAATGCAGCAGAATG GTTCCTTTGGACAGATGAGGGGTCCCCAGCCAAACTATGGAGGAGCCTTTCCAGGAGCACCAAATTATGGAAGTCCCCCTGGACCACCACCTCCACCAAAACGCTTGGATCCAGATTCCATTCCTAGCCCT caacttaaTGAGCTGCCACCCCAGCAGAAACCCAGGCACAGAATAGACCCAGATGCAATTCCTAGTCCA ATTCAAGTGATTGAAGATGACAGAAATAACCGTGGGTCAGAACCATTTGTCACTGGAGTGAGAGGGCAGGTCCCACCTCTTGTTACTACAAATTTCTTGGTCAAGGATCAAG GTAATGCAAGCCCCCGCTACATCAGATGCACATCTTACAATATTCCCTGCACGTCTGACATGGCCAAACAATCCCAAGTTCCCCTGGCTGCCGTCATAAAGCCGCTGGCTACTCTGCCGCCGGAGGAG ACCCTTCCTTATTTGGTAGACCATGGAGAATCTGGTCCTGTCCGATGTAATAGGTGCAAAGCTTACATGTGCCCTTTTATGCAATTCATTGAAGGTGGAAGGAGGTTCCAGTGttgtttctgcagctgtgtcACTGAGG ttcCACCTCACTACTTCCAACATTTGGATCATACTGGAAAGCGAGTAGATTTCTATGACCGACCTGAGTTATCACTGGGCTCGTACGAGTTTCTAGCAACAGTTGACTACTGCAAG AATAACAAGTTCCCTAGTCCacctgctttcatttttatgatTGACGTGTCTTACAATGCTGTGAAGAGTGGCTTAGTGAGGCTAATATGTGAAGAATTAAAGTCACTCCTAGATTATCTGCCCAG GGAAGGGAACATGGAGGAATCAGCCATTCGAGTCGGCTTTGTCACCTACAACAAAGTTTTACATTTCTATAACGTAAAGAGCTCACTGGCACAGCCACAAATGATGGTGGTCTCAGATGTGGCAGATATGTTTGTGCCACTCCTTGATGGTTTTCTGGTGAATGTGAATGAGTCCAGGACAGTTATTGCCAG TTTGCTGGATCAGATTCCAGAAATGTTTGCAGACACgagagaaacagaaactgtCTTTGCACCTGTGATtcaagcagggctggaggcactgAAG gcagctgagtGTGCTGGCAAGCTCTTCATTTTCCACACCTCTCTGCCCATCGCAGAGGCTCCAGGGAAGTTAAAGAACAGGGATGATAGGAAACTGATCAACACAGATAAGGAGAAG ACTTTGTTTCAACCACAGACGAGCTTTTACAACAACTTGGCCAAGGACTGTgtggcccagggctgctgtgtggATCTATTCCTGTTTCCAAACCAGTATTTGGATGTGGCCACGCTGGGTGTGGTACCTTACCAGACAGGAGGCTCCATTTATAAGTATGCCTATTTCCAG CTGGAGACAGACCAGTTCAGATTCCTGAATGACTTGAGAAGGGATGTCCAGAAAGAAGTGGGATTTGATGCTGTAATGAGAGTGCGCACAAGCACAG GTATTAGAGCAACGGACTTTTTTGGAGCTTTCTATATGAGCAACACAACTGATGTAGAGATGGCAGGTCTGGACTGTGATAAAACAATAACAGTGGAATTCAAGCATGATGATAAATTGAGTGAAGATAGTGGTGCACTGCTTCAG TGTGCTCTGCTGTATACAAGTTGTGCAGGACAGCGACGGCTCCGCATTCACAATCTCTCCTTAAACTGCTGCACGCAGCTTGCTGACCTCTATCGGAACTGTGAGACTGACACCCTCATCAACTATTTGGCTAAGTATG CATATCGTGGAGTCCTGAGTAGTCCAGTGAAGACTGTACGGGATGCACTGATCAACCAGTGTGCCCAGATCCTAGCCTGCTATCGAAAGAACTGTGCTAGTCCCTCTTCTGCTGGCCAG CTCATCCTCCCTGAATGCATGAAGCTGCTTCCTGTGTACTTGAACTGTGTGTTGAAGAGTGATGTTCTTCAGCCGGGCCCAGAGGTCACAACGGATGACCGTGCCTACATCCGTCAGTTAGTGACATCCATGGACGTGGCTGAAactaatgttttcttttatccCAGGCTTTTGCCCCTG ACCAAAGCAGATGTTGACAGTGATTCCTTGCCAGCAGCCATTCGGAACTCCGAGGAGCGTCTCTCCAAGGGTGACATCTACCTGCTGGAGAATGGGCTGAACATCTTTGTGTGGGTGGGAGTCAATGTGCAGCAAAGCCTGATCCAGAACCTCTTTGGAGTGTCATCCTTCAGTCAAATTAGCAATGCCTTG AGTACCCTGCCAGTCTTGGAAAACCCCTTTTCAAAGAAAGTGCGGTCTATTGTTGATATGCTTCAAGGGCAGAGATCCCGCTACATGAAG TTGATAATTGTGAAGCAAGAAGATAAGCTGGAAATGCTGTTCAAACACTTTCTAGTGGAGGACAAGAGTCTGAGTGGGGGGGCTTCATATGTGGACTTCCTGTGTCACATGCACAAGGAGATTCGGCAGCTACTGAGCTAG
- the SEC24C gene encoding protein transport protein Sec24C isoform X2, producing MSVNQQAHTGPPYGQPQPGYQGFQQPTYGGQSLPGAPQSQYGAYNGPVPGYQQPVPPQGYFPSLGFPSKGSPVALNSDTSSLAPNFIGSLRAPPTSGAPPPASGASHPSGHVAYSQFEHGDVQNGIPASAAPMQRPPASQPFLPGSAPTPVSQISTFQQYGPPPGSVQQLRNHMAGMTIGSTAASAPPPAGLGYASVPPVSGSVSATGSGLYTPYSASQGPPLPSVSQGLPVAQPPFPGQTMPTQRLPAQVPGFTPPPPSTGVGPSSYPPTTGAPRPPAMPGPPLPGQTVAGPPSSQPNHVSSPPPPSTMAGLHPGPPMSGLHGPPPPTHPPQPGYQMQQNGSFGQMRGPQPNYGGAFPGAPNYGSPPGPPPPPKRLDPDSIPSPIQVIEDDRNNRGSEPFVTGVRGQVPPLVTTNFLVKDQGNASPRYIRCTSYNIPCTSDMAKQSQVPLAAVIKPLATLPPEETLPYLVDHGESGPVRCNRCKAYMCPFMQFIEGGRRFQCCFCSCVTEVPPHYFQHLDHTGKRVDFYDRPELSLGSYEFLATVDYCKNNKFPSPPAFIFMIDVSYNAVKSGLVRLICEELKSLLDYLPREGNMEESAIRVGFVTYNKVLHFYNVKSSLAQPQMMVVSDVADMFVPLLDGFLVNVNESRTVIASLLDQIPEMFADTRETETVFAPVIQAGLEALKAAECAGKLFIFHTSLPIAEAPGKLKNRDDRKLINTDKEKTLFQPQTSFYNNLAKDCVAQGCCVDLFLFPNQYLDVATLGVVPYQTGGSIYKYAYFQLETDQFRFLNDLRRDVQKEVGFDAVMRVRTSTGIRATDFFGAFYMSNTTDVEMAGLDCDKTITVEFKHDDKLSEDSGALLQCALLYTSCAGQRRLRIHNLSLNCCTQLADLYRNCETDTLINYLAKYAYRGVLSSPVKTVRDALINQCAQILACYRKNCASPSSAGQLILPECMKLLPVYLNCVLKSDVLQPGPEVTTDDRAYIRQLVTSMDVAETNVFFYPRLLPLTKADVDSDSLPAAIRNSEERLSKGDIYLLENGLNIFVWVGVNVQQSLIQNLFGVSSFSQISNALSTLPVLENPFSKKVRSIVDMLQGQRSRYMKLIIVKQEDKLEMLFKHFLVEDKSLSGGASYVDFLCHMHKEIRQLLS from the exons GTTACTTTCCTTCCTTGGGGTTTCCTTCGAAGGGCTCTCCTGTAGCTCTCAACTCTGACACTTCTTCTCTTGCACCTAATTTCATAG GTTCATTAAGAGCCCCACCAACATCTGGAGCgcctcctccagcctctggaGCATCTCATCCTTCTGGCCATGTGGCATACAGTCAGTTTGAACATGGAGATGTGCAGAATGGAattccagcctcagcagccccaATGCAGAG GCCACCTGCTTCTCAGCCGTTTctgccaggctcagcacccACGCCTGTCAGCCAGATATCTACGTTCCAGCAATATGGGCCCCCCCCAGGCagtgtgcagcagctcaggaatcACATGGCAGGGATGACAATTGGCTCtactgcagcctctgctcctccccCAGCTGGACTGGGCTATG CATCGGTTCCTCCAGTCTCAGGAAGCGTTAGTGCAACGGGATCTGGTCTCTACACACCTTACAGTGCAAGCCAAGGACCCCCTcttcccagtgtgtcccagggCCTTCCTGTGGCACAGCCTCCATTTCCTGGTCAGACAATGCCAACTCAGCGCCTGCCTGCTCAAGTTCCTGGTTTTACCCCACCTCCTCCTTCTACAGGGGTTGGACCTTCCTCTTACCCTCCTACCACAGGTGCTCCAAGGCCACCTGCCATGCCAGGCCCACCGCTGCCTGGGCAGACAGTTGCTGGACCACCATCATCCCAGCCTAATCATGTTTCCTCACCACCACCTCCATCAACTATGGCGGGGCTGCACCCTGGGCCTCCCATGAGTGGTCTTCATGGACCACCTCCTCCCACTCATCCTCCTCAGCCAGGATACCAAATGCAGCAGAATG GTTCCTTTGGACAGATGAGGGGTCCCCAGCCAAACTATGGAGGAGCCTTTCCAGGAGCACCAAATTATGGAAGTCCCCCTGGACCACCACCTCCACCAAAACGCTTGGATCCAGATTCCATTCCTAGCCCT ATTCAAGTGATTGAAGATGACAGAAATAACCGTGGGTCAGAACCATTTGTCACTGGAGTGAGAGGGCAGGTCCCACCTCTTGTTACTACAAATTTCTTGGTCAAGGATCAAG GTAATGCAAGCCCCCGCTACATCAGATGCACATCTTACAATATTCCCTGCACGTCTGACATGGCCAAACAATCCCAAGTTCCCCTGGCTGCCGTCATAAAGCCGCTGGCTACTCTGCCGCCGGAGGAG ACCCTTCCTTATTTGGTAGACCATGGAGAATCTGGTCCTGTCCGATGTAATAGGTGCAAAGCTTACATGTGCCCTTTTATGCAATTCATTGAAGGTGGAAGGAGGTTCCAGTGttgtttctgcagctgtgtcACTGAGG ttcCACCTCACTACTTCCAACATTTGGATCATACTGGAAAGCGAGTAGATTTCTATGACCGACCTGAGTTATCACTGGGCTCGTACGAGTTTCTAGCAACAGTTGACTACTGCAAG AATAACAAGTTCCCTAGTCCacctgctttcatttttatgatTGACGTGTCTTACAATGCTGTGAAGAGTGGCTTAGTGAGGCTAATATGTGAAGAATTAAAGTCACTCCTAGATTATCTGCCCAG GGAAGGGAACATGGAGGAATCAGCCATTCGAGTCGGCTTTGTCACCTACAACAAAGTTTTACATTTCTATAACGTAAAGAGCTCACTGGCACAGCCACAAATGATGGTGGTCTCAGATGTGGCAGATATGTTTGTGCCACTCCTTGATGGTTTTCTGGTGAATGTGAATGAGTCCAGGACAGTTATTGCCAG TTTGCTGGATCAGATTCCAGAAATGTTTGCAGACACgagagaaacagaaactgtCTTTGCACCTGTGATtcaagcagggctggaggcactgAAG gcagctgagtGTGCTGGCAAGCTCTTCATTTTCCACACCTCTCTGCCCATCGCAGAGGCTCCAGGGAAGTTAAAGAACAGGGATGATAGGAAACTGATCAACACAGATAAGGAGAAG ACTTTGTTTCAACCACAGACGAGCTTTTACAACAACTTGGCCAAGGACTGTgtggcccagggctgctgtgtggATCTATTCCTGTTTCCAAACCAGTATTTGGATGTGGCCACGCTGGGTGTGGTACCTTACCAGACAGGAGGCTCCATTTATAAGTATGCCTATTTCCAG CTGGAGACAGACCAGTTCAGATTCCTGAATGACTTGAGAAGGGATGTCCAGAAAGAAGTGGGATTTGATGCTGTAATGAGAGTGCGCACAAGCACAG GTATTAGAGCAACGGACTTTTTTGGAGCTTTCTATATGAGCAACACAACTGATGTAGAGATGGCAGGTCTGGACTGTGATAAAACAATAACAGTGGAATTCAAGCATGATGATAAATTGAGTGAAGATAGTGGTGCACTGCTTCAG TGTGCTCTGCTGTATACAAGTTGTGCAGGACAGCGACGGCTCCGCATTCACAATCTCTCCTTAAACTGCTGCACGCAGCTTGCTGACCTCTATCGGAACTGTGAGACTGACACCCTCATCAACTATTTGGCTAAGTATG CATATCGTGGAGTCCTGAGTAGTCCAGTGAAGACTGTACGGGATGCACTGATCAACCAGTGTGCCCAGATCCTAGCCTGCTATCGAAAGAACTGTGCTAGTCCCTCTTCTGCTGGCCAG CTCATCCTCCCTGAATGCATGAAGCTGCTTCCTGTGTACTTGAACTGTGTGTTGAAGAGTGATGTTCTTCAGCCGGGCCCAGAGGTCACAACGGATGACCGTGCCTACATCCGTCAGTTAGTGACATCCATGGACGTGGCTGAAactaatgttttcttttatccCAGGCTTTTGCCCCTG ACCAAAGCAGATGTTGACAGTGATTCCTTGCCAGCAGCCATTCGGAACTCCGAGGAGCGTCTCTCCAAGGGTGACATCTACCTGCTGGAGAATGGGCTGAACATCTTTGTGTGGGTGGGAGTCAATGTGCAGCAAAGCCTGATCCAGAACCTCTTTGGAGTGTCATCCTTCAGTCAAATTAGCAATGCCTTG AGTACCCTGCCAGTCTTGGAAAACCCCTTTTCAAAGAAAGTGCGGTCTATTGTTGATATGCTTCAAGGGCAGAGATCCCGCTACATGAAG TTGATAATTGTGAAGCAAGAAGATAAGCTGGAAATGCTGTTCAAACACTTTCTAGTGGAGGACAAGAGTCTGAGTGGGGGGGCTTCATATGTGGACTTCCTGTGTCACATGCACAAGGAGATTCGGCAGCTACTGAGCTAG